One Brassica napus cultivar Da-Ae chromosome C2, Da-Ae, whole genome shotgun sequence DNA window includes the following coding sequences:
- the LOC125581722 gene encoding copper transporter 3-like yields the protein MNGMSGSSTAAPAPSPSALFQHRRRHHGGMMHMTFFWGKNTEVLFDGWPGTSLKMYWVCLATVFVFSALSEWLSRCGIMKAGPASLGGGLAQTVIYTVRAGLSYLIMLAVMSFNGGVFLAAMAGFGVGFLIFGSRSFKDTGINNNHTEVQSHC from the coding sequence ATGAACGGCATGAGTGGATCTTCTACGGCGGCTCCCGCACCTTCACCGTCGGCCTTATTCCAACATCGCCGCCGTCATCACGGTGGCATGATGCACATGACGTTCTTTTGGGGGAAAAACACAGAGGTTCTATTCGATGGCTGGCCAGGGACTAGCCTGAAAATGTATTGGGTCTGCCTTGCCACCGTTTTCGTCTTTTCCGCATTGTCGGAGTGGTTGTCTCGATGCGGGATCATGAAAGCCGGTCCGGCTAGCTTAGGCGGCGGGCTAGCCCAGACCGTGATTTACACTGTGAGGGCTGGTTTGTCTTATCTGATCATGTTGGCTGTGATGTCCTTCAATGGAGGAGTCTTCTTGGCGGCAATGGCCGGGTTTGGAGtagggtttttgatttttggaaGTAGGTCTTTTAAGGACACTGGCATTAATAACAATCACACCGAGGTTCAATCACATTGTTGA
- the LOC106416662 gene encoding uncharacterized protein LOC106416662 isoform X1: MESTELQDIDFFSSFYDHTNSTFFTPTTNSLLSDYVSEDPVPPKPPNDEEDEYVAELTRQMTNYMLQDDEKHQKSCSGRSGSPQSTLWSPFASGNSSPIGPSREPTPPLTPVTVETKPVMIPTQSKQALIDDQIRSIQANFHKIKKEKDKQRNDDVVGHKARNYQYQQRPRSGVKAVFVDGSGSRTGSGGTGVFLPRCHGTVVESRKKSGCSTVIIPARVVEALKLHFDKLGVPSTFSSDIPPFHDALLVSMKNKNSRSTKGSSLTQAQSGPPYTAETSAESHQEPPADLPHEWTY, translated from the exons ATGGAATCTACGGAACTACAAGACATAGATTTCTTTAGCTCCTTTTACGATCACACAAACTCAACTTTCTTCACTCCAACCACAAACTCGCTCCTATCCGACTACGTATCAGAAGACCCGGTTCCACCAAAGCCACCAAACGATGAAGAAGACGAGTACGTTGCAGAGTTGACTCGCCAGATGACTAACTATATGCTTCAAGACGATGAAAAGCATCAAAAG TCTTGTAGTGGTCGCTCTGGCTCACCGCAATCGACTCTTTGGTCACCGTTCGCCTCCGGTAATAGCAGCCCGATTGGTCCTTCACGAGAACCAACGCCGCCGCTAACTCCGGTGACCGTTGAGACTAAGCCTGTTATGATTCCTACCCAATCAAAACAAGCTTTAATCGATGACCAGATCCGATCTATTCAAGCTAAC TTCCATAAGATCAAAAAGGAGAAAGATAAGCAAAGAAACGATGACGTAGTAGGACACAAAGCAAGGAACTACCAATACCAACAGAGACCAAGGTCGGGCGTGAAGGCGGTGTTCGTTGACGGATCCGGTTCTAGAACCGGGTCGGGTGGAACTGGAGTGTTCTTACCACGTTGTCATGGTACTGTTGTGGAGTCGCGCAAGAAATCAG gATGTTCAACAGTAATTATACCAGCAAGAGTAGTTGAAGCCTTGAAACTTCACTTTGACAAATTGGGTGTTCCTTCCACATTCTCATCTGATATccctccttttcatg ATGCTTTGTTGGTGTCCATGAAGAACAAAAACAGCAGAAGTACCAAAGGCAGTTCATTAACTCAGGCACAAAGTGGACCACCATACACGGCAGAAACGTCGGCCGAGAGTCACCAAGAACCACCGGCGGATTTGCCACATGAATGGACGTACTGA
- the LOC106416368 gene encoding uncharacterized protein LOC106416368: MEGKGRVGSSSSSSFTAEVFGFKDPSPPSSSSGIFSSIFPHPSKGVARDGPSSKHGSQAQRRESATAQEDRVEPCHLSSSLYYGGQDVYSRSSTNQTYPTVRNERLRSGEGDTNGQNSHDVSRGNWWQGSLYY; this comes from the exons ATGGAAGGTAAAGGACGAGTAGGATCATcaagttcttcttctttcacCGCCGAAGTCTTTGGCTTCAAAGATCCTTCGCCgccatcttcttcctctggaATCTTCTCTTCCATTTTCCCTCATCCCTCCAAG GGTGTTGCAAGAGACGGTCCAAGCTCCAAACATGGTTCACAAG CTCAACGTAGAGAATCTGCAACTGCGCAAGAAGACAGAGTTGAGCCATGTCATCTAAGCTCTTCTCTTTACTACGGTGGTCAAGACGTATACTCTCGATCCAGCACCAACCAAACTTACCCTACA GTAAGAAACGAGCGTCTAAGAAGCGGAGAAGGCGATACTAATGGACAGAACTCACACGATGTTTCAAGAGGAAACTGGTGGCAAGGTTCTCTTTATTACTAA
- the LOC106416662 gene encoding uncharacterized protein LOC106416662 isoform X2 produces the protein MESTELQDIDFFSSFYDHTNSTFFTPTTNSLLSDYVSEDPVPPKPPNDEEDEYVAELTRQMTNYMLQDDEKHQKSCSGRSGSPQSTLWSPFASGNSSPIGPSREPTPPLTPVTVETKPVMIPTQSKQALIDDQIRSIQANFHKIKKEKDKQRNDDVVGHKARNYQYQQRPRSGVKAVFVDGSGSRTGSGGTGVFLPRCHGTVVESRKKSDALLVSMKNKNSRSTKGSSLTQAQSGPPYTAETSAESHQEPPADLPHEWTY, from the exons ATGGAATCTACGGAACTACAAGACATAGATTTCTTTAGCTCCTTTTACGATCACACAAACTCAACTTTCTTCACTCCAACCACAAACTCGCTCCTATCCGACTACGTATCAGAAGACCCGGTTCCACCAAAGCCACCAAACGATGAAGAAGACGAGTACGTTGCAGAGTTGACTCGCCAGATGACTAACTATATGCTTCAAGACGATGAAAAGCATCAAAAG TCTTGTAGTGGTCGCTCTGGCTCACCGCAATCGACTCTTTGGTCACCGTTCGCCTCCGGTAATAGCAGCCCGATTGGTCCTTCACGAGAACCAACGCCGCCGCTAACTCCGGTGACCGTTGAGACTAAGCCTGTTATGATTCCTACCCAATCAAAACAAGCTTTAATCGATGACCAGATCCGATCTATTCAAGCTAAC TTCCATAAGATCAAAAAGGAGAAAGATAAGCAAAGAAACGATGACGTAGTAGGACACAAAGCAAGGAACTACCAATACCAACAGAGACCAAGGTCGGGCGTGAAGGCGGTGTTCGTTGACGGATCCGGTTCTAGAACCGGGTCGGGTGGAACTGGAGTGTTCTTACCACGTTGTCATGGTACTGTTGTGGAGTCGCGCAAGAAATCAG ATGCTTTGTTGGTGTCCATGAAGAACAAAAACAGCAGAAGTACCAAAGGCAGTTCATTAACTCAGGCACAAAGTGGACCACCATACACGGCAGAAACGTCGGCCGAGAGTCACCAAGAACCACCGGCGGATTTGCCACATGAATGGACGTACTGA
- the LOC106416367 gene encoding D-inositol 3-phosphate glycosyltransferase-like has translation MARENPLMSFSFSLRYLCHFTLLISVLSFVSFLFRHNTTLCSFPYDHNPNTDHTFDHTHDNETIDLLTFSSAWNHLTFSPSKPNKILKIAVVVKKWPQKSQAGGLERHALTLHLALANRGHEVHVFTAASPSFPEYGLKNLRFHLSEPTSGGYLDQASLSQELQTQNASGRPFDVVHTESVGLLHTRAKNLQNVVASWHGIAYETFHSDIIQELLRQADVAAGAEAEQPPPSAPALTERAKRVVEEVKFFQRYAHHVATSDHCGDVLKRIYMIPEERVHIVLNGVDESVFKLDVSKRERFRERFGVRSVVKNREPPLVLGIAGRLVKDKGHPLMFSALKRVFEENKKARENVVVLVAGDGPWGNRYKELGSNNVIVLGPLDQEKLAEFYNAIDVFVNPTLRAQGLDHTLLEAMVSGKPVLATRLASITGSVVVGPHLGYTFSPSVESLAEAISRVVSDGTEELERKGKEARKRSLRLFTASKMADAYERLFLCISDKSYCTIQA, from the exons ATGGCTAGAGAAAACCCACTGATGAGTTTCTCCTTCAGTCTCAGATACCTCTGTCACTTCACTCTCCTCATCTCTGTCCTCTCTTTCGTCTCTTTCCTCTTCAGACACAACACCACACTCTGTTCTTTTCCTTACGACCACAATCCCAACACTGATCACACATTCGACCACACCCACGATAACGAAACCATCGATCTTCTTACCTTCTCTTCTGCTTGGAACCATCTCACTTTCTCCCCGTCCAAACCGAACAAGATTCTCAAGATCGCTGTCGTGGTTAAGAAATGGCCGCAAAAATCACAAGCTGGTGGGCTCGAGAGGCACGCGCTTACGCTACACCTTGCTCTAGCCAATCGTGGCCATGAGGTTCATGTTTTCACCGCCGCGTCTCCGTCCTTCCCTGAGTATGGACTGAAAAATCTTCGGTTTCATCTCTCTGAGCCAACCTCCGGTGGATATCTCGATCAAGCTTCCCTCTCGCAAGAGCTTCAG ACGCAGAACGCTAGTGGAAGACCATTCGATGTGGTTCACACAGAGAGCGTCGGGCTTCTCCACACACGAGCCAAGAACCTCCAAAACGTTGTCGCGTCGTGGCATGGAATCGCTTACGAGACGTTTCATTCCGACATAATCCAAGAACTCCTCCGTCAAGCGGACGTCGCCGCCGGAGCAGAAGCAGAACAGCCACCGCCTTCCGCTCCAGCTCTTACGGAGCGAGCCAAGCGTGTCGTGGAGGAAGTCAAGTTCTTCCAACGGTACGCTCACCACGTGGCAACTAGCGATCATTGCGGCGACGTGCTCAAGAGGATCTACATGATCCCCGAGGAACGCGTCCACATCGTACTAAACGGCGTCGACGAGAGCGTTTTCAAACTGGACGTTTCGAAACGCGAGAGGTTCAGAGAGAGATTCGGCGTTAGGAGCGTCGTCAAGAACAGAGAGCCTCCTCTGGTTCTTGGAATCGCGGGGAGGTTGGTTAAAGACAAAGGCCATCCTTTGATGTTCTCGGCTTTGAAACGTGTGTttgaagaaaacaagaaagcgCGAGAAAACGTCGTCGTTTTAGTGGCGGGAGATGGACCATGGGGAAACAGATATAAAGAACTCGGGTCTAATAACGTGATCGTTCTTGGACCGTTGGATCAAGAAAAGCTAGCGGAGTTCTACAATGCCATCGATGTGTTTGTGAACCCGACGCTTAGAGCTCAGGGGCTTGATCACACTCTTTTGGAAGCTATGGTTTCAGGGAAACCAGTCTTAGCCACGAGGCTAGCGAGTATCACTGGGTCCGTGGTCGTTGGTCCGCATTTGGGATATACTTTCTCGCCCAGCGTGGAGTCTCTCGCGGAGGCGATTTCACGAGTTGTTAGTGATGGAACAGAGGAACTGGAGAGGAAAGGCAAGGAGGCACGTAAACGATCGTTGAGGCTTTTCACCGCGTCTAAAATGGCTGATGCGTATGAAAGGTTGTTTCTTTGCATTTCGGATAAGAGTTACTGTACAATACAAGCTTGA